The Corallococcus macrosporus genome segment CCCACGGCGTCGATGCAGCGGTCCGGCCCCATGCCCTTCGTCATCTCATTGAGGGTGTCGAAGACGTCCTGCTTCGTGAAGTCGATGGTCTCCGCCTTGCCCCAGGACTTCGCGAGCGCCAGGCGCTCCGGCACGTGGTCGATGGCGATGACGCGGCCCGCGCCGAACATCCACGCGCTCTGGATGGCGAACTGGCCCACGGGGCCGCAGCCCCACACCGCCACGGTGTCGCCCTTCTCCATCTGGCAGTTCTCCGCCGCCATGTAGCCGGTGGGGAAGATGTCGGTGAGGAAGAGGACCTGGTCCTCGGTGAGGCCGTCCGGAATCTTGAGGGGACCGACGTCCGCGTACGGCACGCGCACGTACTCGGCCTGGCCACCGGAGAAGCCGCCCAGCATGTGCGAGTAGCCGAAGAGGCCGGAGGGCGAGTAGCCCATCACCTTCGCGGCGATCTCCGCGTTGCGGTTGGAGCGGTCACACAGGGAGAAGAGGGTCTTCTGGCAGAAGAAGCACTCGCCGCACGCGATGTTGAAGGGGACGATGACCCGGTCGCCCTTCTTGAGCTTGGTGACGCTGGCGCCGGTCTCCACCACCTCGCCCATGAACTCGTGGCCCAGCACGTCGCCGC includes the following:
- a CDS encoding zinc-dependent alcohol dehydrogenase yields the protein MKAICWHGHGDVRYESAPDPKIEDPRDAIIRVTRTAICGSDLHLLDGYMPTMKSGDVLGHEFMGEVVETGASVTKLKKGDRVIVPFNIACGECFFCQKTLFSLCDRSNRNAEIAAKVMGYSPSGLFGYSHMLGGFSGGQAEYVRVPYADVGPLKIPDGLTEDQVLFLTDIFPTGYMAAENCQMEKGDTVAVWGCGPVGQFAIQSAWMFGAGRVIAIDHVPERLALAKSWGKAETIDFTKQDVFDTLNEMTKGMGPDRCIDAVGAEAHGTGSLDAVIDKAKAAVKLATDRPHALRQAIHCCRKGGTVSVPGVYVGFLDKVPMGTFVNKGLTMKTGQTHTHRYTRPLLEKIQAGAIDPTRLITHRARLADAPTLYKKFRDKEDGCIKVVMTP